Proteins encoded in a region of the Pseudomonas sp. GOM7 genome:
- a CDS encoding NAD(P)-binding domain-containing protein, with the protein MTTRIAIIGAGPCGLAQLRAFQSAAAKGAEIPELVCFEKQSDWGGMWNYTWRTGLDEHGEPVHGSMYRYLWSNGPKECLEFADYTFDEHFGRPMGSYPPREVLWDYIKGRVEKAGVRKYIQFNSTVRGVVFDEASGQFEVTVHSYDHDLTRTERFDYVVVASGHFSTPNVPYFEGFESFAGRVLHAHDFRDALEFKGKDVLIVGSSYSAEDIGSQCYKYGARSITSCYRSAPMGYKWPENWEEKPLLSHVKGSTAFFADGTSKHVDAIVLCTGYKHHFPFLAENLRLKTDNRLWPLNLYKGVFWEDNPKLIYLGMQDQWYSFNMFDAQAWYARDVILGRIALPDHAAMHAEDQAWREEELTLKNAQEMFEFQGKYIQTLIDATDYPSFDIAAVNRTFLDWKHDKYEDIMGYRNKCHRSLMTGTLATPHHTPWLEALDDSLEAYLADSPQTAIKAVG; encoded by the coding sequence ATGACCACTCGCATCGCCATCATCGGCGCCGGCCCCTGCGGCCTGGCCCAGCTTCGCGCCTTCCAGTCCGCCGCTGCCAAGGGGGCGGAGATTCCCGAACTGGTCTGCTTCGAAAAGCAGAGCGACTGGGGTGGCATGTGGAACTACACCTGGCGCACCGGTCTCGACGAACACGGCGAGCCGGTACACGGCAGCATGTACCGCTACCTGTGGTCGAACGGGCCGAAGGAATGCCTGGAGTTCGCCGACTACACCTTCGACGAGCACTTCGGTCGCCCGATGGGCTCCTACCCGCCGCGCGAAGTGCTGTGGGACTACATCAAGGGCCGCGTCGAAAAGGCCGGCGTGCGCAAGTACATCCAGTTCAACAGCACCGTGCGCGGGGTGGTCTTCGACGAAGCCAGCGGCCAGTTCGAGGTCACCGTGCACAGCTACGACCACGACCTCACCCGTACCGAGCGCTTCGACTACGTGGTGGTCGCCAGCGGCCACTTCTCCACCCCCAATGTGCCTTACTTCGAGGGTTTCGAGAGCTTCGCCGGGCGCGTACTGCATGCCCATGATTTTCGCGATGCGCTGGAATTCAAGGGCAAGGATGTGCTCATCGTCGGTTCCAGCTACTCGGCCGAGGACATCGGCTCGCAGTGCTACAAGTACGGCGCCCGCTCGATCACCAGTTGCTACCGCAGCGCGCCGATGGGCTACAAGTGGCCGGAAAACTGGGAGGAAAAACCGCTGCTGAGCCACGTCAAAGGCAGCACTGCGTTCTTTGCCGACGGCACCAGCAAGCACGTCGATGCCATCGTCCTGTGTACCGGCTACAAGCACCACTTCCCCTTCCTGGCCGAGAACCTGCGCCTGAAGACCGACAACCGCCTGTGGCCGCTGAATCTGTACAAGGGCGTGTTCTGGGAGGACAACCCCAAGCTGATCTACCTCGGTATGCAGGATCAGTGGTACAGCTTCAACATGTTCGACGCCCAGGCCTGGTACGCCCGCGACGTGATCCTCGGGCGCATCGCCCTGCCCGACCACGCCGCCATGCACGCCGAAGACCAGGCCTGGCGCGAAGAGGAACTGACCCTGAAGAACGCCCAGGAAATGTTCGAGTTCCAGGGCAAGTACATCCAGACCCTGATCGACGCCACCGACTACCCCAGCTTCGACATCGCCGCGGTGAACCGCACCTTCCTCGACTGGAAGCACGACAAGTACGAGGACATCATGGGCTACCGCAACAAGTGCCACCGCTCGCTGATGACCGGCACCCTGGCCACGCCCCATCACACCCCCTGGCTGGAGGCGCTGGATGATTCCCTCGAAGCCTACCTGGCCGACTCGCCGCAGACAGCCATCAAGGCCGTGGGCTGA
- a CDS encoding GIDE domain-containing protein, protein MMQGDPLGFFVTLAFTLGTCLSGAWWCLRRWSQARHLLDTPTSKIRSAAQGYVELYGVLHELPGAEVRGPLTGKPCLWWRYRIEEYQSSDNKSTWRVVERGSSEAWLRLDDGTGECLIDPRGAEVRPVVRDSWEGNLRHPLGPVKTGFWRFLSSGRRYRYVEERLHAGQPLYAIGDFRTQGAAQQGFDPTAAQGAVIREWKGDFAGLLRRFDSDGNGQLDEREWDRVRLAARLEAEDRQRLRAQEPAHNQMARPREAQPFILANAGEDELARGFYWQAAAGAVLCLVGALATAWVLGVQNW, encoded by the coding sequence ATGATGCAGGGTGATCCCTTGGGCTTCTTCGTCACCCTGGCTTTCACCCTCGGCACCTGTCTGAGCGGTGCCTGGTGGTGCCTGCGGCGATGGTCGCAGGCGCGCCATCTGCTGGATACCCCCACCTCGAAGATCCGTTCGGCGGCGCAGGGTTATGTCGAGTTGTATGGCGTGTTGCACGAGTTGCCTGGAGCCGAGGTGCGCGGCCCGCTGACCGGCAAACCCTGCCTGTGGTGGCGCTATCGCATCGAGGAATACCAGTCCAGCGACAACAAGAGCACCTGGCGGGTGGTCGAGCGCGGTAGCAGCGAGGCCTGGTTGCGTCTGGATGACGGCACCGGCGAGTGCCTGATCGACCCGCGCGGCGCCGAGGTGCGCCCGGTGGTGCGCGATAGCTGGGAGGGCAACCTGCGCCATCCGTTGGGGCCGGTAAAGACCGGGTTCTGGCGCTTTCTGAGCAGTGGCAGGCGCTACCGCTACGTCGAGGAACGCCTGCATGCCGGCCAGCCGCTGTATGCCATCGGCGATTTTCGCACTCAGGGTGCGGCGCAGCAGGGCTTCGATCCGACGGCGGCGCAGGGCGCGGTGATACGCGAATGGAAGGGCGACTTCGCCGGCCTGCTGCGTCGCTTCGACAGCGACGGCAACGGTCAACTGGATGAGCGGGAATGGGATCGGGTGCGTCTGGCTGCGCGGCTGGAGGCCGAGGATCGCCAGCGCCTGCGCGCGCAGGAGCCGGCCCACAATCAGATGGCCAGGCCGAGGGAGGCACAGCCCTTCATTCTGGCCAACGCCGGGGAGGACGAACTGGCGCGCGGTTTCTATTGGCAGGCGGCGGCTGGTGCCGTGCTGTGTCTGGTCGGTGCACTGGCCACGGCCTGGGTGCTGGGTGTGCAGAACTGGTGA
- a CDS encoding IS110 family transposase has translation MSTVVGIDIAKHTFDIATLQANGKHRTKAKLSNDPKGFKVLLQWLGKHAEPQAWIVMEATGIYHEALAEWLYEHDYKICVLNPTQIALYARSQLQRVKTDKVDAKLIADYGHLHQHKLRAWKPEQPEIKRLKALNHRLKDLQELERMEQNRLDVTSDVKVAASIRSVLEHIRQQIAETLKAIKQHFDDNDDLRGQRDLLKSIDGIADRTATLLLAELGDMQRFGDSRDVTAFAGLNPKLQDSGKHKGHVRISRMGSSVLRAGLYLPAVVSLTHNAAIRAMAKRLKARGKAGKQIVCAAMRKLLCIAYGVLKSGKPFDPQLAIAR, from the coding sequence ATGAGCACAGTTGTGGGTATCGACATCGCCAAGCACACCTTCGACATCGCGACCCTTCAGGCCAATGGCAAGCATCGCACCAAGGCCAAGCTGAGCAACGACCCGAAGGGCTTTAAAGTTCTGCTGCAATGGTTGGGCAAGCATGCTGAACCGCAGGCTTGGATCGTGATGGAGGCGACCGGCATCTATCACGAAGCGCTGGCTGAATGGTTGTACGAGCATGACTATAAGATCTGCGTATTGAATCCGACGCAGATTGCGCTTTATGCCCGCAGCCAGTTGCAGCGCGTGAAGACCGACAAGGTGGACGCCAAGCTGATTGCCGATTATGGCCATCTGCATCAGCATAAGTTGCGTGCCTGGAAGCCCGAGCAACCGGAGATCAAGCGCCTCAAAGCCCTGAATCATCGTCTGAAGGATCTTCAGGAGTTGGAGCGCATGGAACAGAACCGTCTGGACGTGACCAGCGATGTCAAAGTCGCTGCGTCGATTCGGTCGGTACTTGAGCATATTCGCCAGCAGATCGCTGAGACGCTGAAAGCGATCAAGCAGCACTTCGATGACAACGATGACCTACGAGGCCAGCGCGACTTGCTTAAAAGCATCGATGGCATTGCCGACAGAACCGCTACGTTGCTGCTGGCAGAGCTGGGCGACATGCAACGTTTCGGTGACAGTCGCGATGTTACGGCTTTTGCAGGTTTGAACCCTAAGCTGCAGGACTCGGGGAAGCACAAAGGGCATGTGCGCATATCGCGGATGGGCTCTTCAGTGTTACGTGCAGGGCTTTACCTGCCAGCAGTAGTCTCCCTGACCCACAACGCCGCGATCCGAGCGATGGCCAAGCGGCTAAAGGCACGAGGCAAGGCCGGCAAACAGATCGTCTGCGCGGCCATGCGCAAGCTGCTTTGCATCGCTTACGGCGTACTCAAATCCGGCAAACCCTTTGACCCGCAGCTAGCCATTGCGAGATGA
- a CDS encoding ATP-binding protein, whose translation MFQALLRSLLTVHPARPVETALPAYRQALLELPLRALQQGSIEAPLRALLPLLEDALQATQVSLLLPQAGVLGWRLLGEPLPCTDGVHDLAGVSPGSLQLCGRCLEQGRFLALCGLHLEQQRVASLQVAFARRPDARQRECLRLIGRQLAEVLQAFAEERRLRRSELSAERGVLARELHDSVAQQLGYLQIRSSRLQQVLADPQQREQADAMLDDLRDTLRTLQRQVRELISSARLTMDGRTLRQALEASVAEFARSSSCVFSLDNRLPGHCLPAESELQVLQIVREALANVVRHSHARQVWIRLWPSADGGAVEVCDDGVGLPQQLPPTGHFGLHIMRERAAAIGAELRIESAPTGGTRVLLRWGVA comes from the coding sequence ATGTTCCAGGCGTTGTTGCGTTCCCTGCTCACCGTGCACCCGGCCAGGCCGGTCGAGACGGCATTGCCTGCCTATCGCCAGGCGCTGCTGGAGCTGCCGTTGCGCGCCCTGCAGCAGGGCAGCATCGAAGCCCCCCTGCGTGCCTTGCTGCCACTGCTGGAGGACGCCCTGCAGGCCACACAGGTCAGCCTGTTGCTGCCGCAGGCGGGAGTGCTGGGTTGGCGTCTGTTGGGCGAGCCGTTGCCTTGCACCGATGGCGTTCATGACCTGGCGGGTGTGTCGCCGGGGTCGCTGCAGCTATGCGGGCGCTGTCTGGAGCAGGGACGCTTTCTCGCCCTGTGCGGTTTGCACCTGGAACAGCAGCGCGTCGCCTCGCTGCAGGTGGCATTCGCCCGGCGCCCCGATGCCCGTCAGCGCGAGTGTCTGCGCCTGATCGGCCGGCAACTGGCCGAGGTGCTGCAGGCCTTCGCCGAGGAACGCCGTTTGCGCCGCAGCGAGCTGAGTGCCGAGCGTGGCGTGCTGGCGCGCGAGCTGCACGATTCGGTGGCGCAACAGCTCGGTTACCTGCAGATTCGCAGCAGCCGCCTGCAGCAGGTGCTGGCCGATCCGCAGCAACGCGAACAGGCCGATGCCATGCTCGACGATCTGCGCGACACCCTGCGCACCCTGCAACGCCAGGTGCGCGAACTGATCAGCAGCGCGCGCCTGACCATGGATGGCCGCACCTTGCGCCAGGCCCTGGAGGCGTCTGTCGCCGAGTTCGCCCGTAGCAGCAGTTGCGTGTTCAGCCTGGACAATCGCCTCCCTGGGCACTGCCTGCCGGCCGAGAGCGAACTGCAGGTGCTGCAGATCGTCCGCGAGGCACTGGCCAACGTGGTGCGCCACTCCCATGCCCGGCAGGTATGGATTCGCCTGTGGCCGAGCGCCGACGGTGGCGCCGTCGAGGTGTGCGACGACGGTGTCGGCCTGCCGCAGCAGTTGCCGCCGACGGGGCATTTCGGCCTGCACATCATGCGTGAGCGTGCCGCCGCCATTGGCGCCGAGTTGCGCATCGAGTCGGCACCGACGGGCGGCACGCGCGTGCTGTTGCGCTGGGGGGTGGCATGA
- a CDS encoding response regulator, with protein sequence MNAPFDLLLIDDHPMLRRGLAELFESSGEFRVVGSVSTGREGIALARALNPALILLDLHMPGQGGLETLECLKRDQPEISVMVLSASAAREDVLPALRAGADGYLLKDSEPEELLAAVSACAHGQSRLDPALSRLLASSLGERDAAAPVARIELTERERQTLALIAEGFSNKLIGRQLGISDGTVKVYVKHLLSKLNLRSRLELAAWVHRHSGEFP encoded by the coding sequence ATGAACGCGCCTTTCGACCTGCTGCTGATCGACGATCACCCCATGCTGCGCCGTGGCCTGGCCGAGCTGTTCGAGAGTAGCGGCGAGTTTCGCGTGGTTGGCAGCGTGTCCACTGGCCGCGAGGGCATCGCCCTGGCACGCGCGCTGAACCCGGCGCTGATCCTGCTCGACCTGCACATGCCGGGGCAGGGTGGCCTGGAGACCCTTGAGTGCCTCAAGCGCGACCAGCCGGAAATCAGCGTCATGGTGCTCAGCGCCTCGGCAGCGCGCGAGGATGTGCTGCCGGCATTGCGGGCAGGCGCCGACGGCTACCTGCTCAAGGACAGCGAGCCGGAAGAGCTGCTGGCGGCGGTCAGTGCCTGTGCTCATGGCCAGAGCCGGCTTGACCCGGCCCTTTCACGACTGCTCGCCAGCAGCCTCGGCGAGCGCGACGCCGCTGCCCCAGTGGCGCGTATCGAACTCACCGAGCGCGAGCGGCAGACCCTGGCGCTGATCGCCGAAGGTTTCAGCAACAAGCTGATCGGCCGCCAGCTCGGTATCAGCGATGGCACCGTGAAGGTCTACGTCAAGCACCTGCTGAGCAAGCTCAACCTGCGCTCGCGCCTGGAGCTGGCGGCCTGGGTGCATCGTCATTCGGGGGAATTTCCATGA
- a CDS encoding PAS domain-containing protein, whose product MKGLLHWLVARLPWPGADELPLALIQLDGQGRLCRVNRGWETFSGYRAGECIGREHEAFLHLEDHVAWQLGLHGLTPTQPLWSGCLRYTTRAGELRWADVRARRCATDHLLTLSDVSAQMPQRERLLARHRSLSNLLDGLPAMVYRCRNNRHWSMEYVSAGCLELTGYSAERLIDSQDLTYNGLIHPHDREQVWRGVQDGLRARRPFVLEYRLLCADGREKWVSERGCGVYSDLGEVLGLEGVVMERGVEVVRQMVV is encoded by the coding sequence ATGAAGGGGTTGCTGCATTGGCTGGTGGCCCGGCTACCCTGGCCGGGCGCCGACGAATTGCCCCTGGCGCTGATCCAGCTCGACGGGCAAGGGCGGCTGTGCCGGGTCAATCGTGGCTGGGAGACCTTCAGCGGCTATCGCGCTGGCGAGTGCATTGGGCGTGAGCACGAGGCCTTTCTGCATCTGGAGGATCACGTCGCCTGGCAGCTTGGCCTGCATGGCCTGACCCCGACGCAACCCCTCTGGAGCGGTTGCCTGCGCTATACCACACGGGCCGGCGAACTGCGCTGGGCCGATGTACGTGCACGGCGCTGTGCCACGGATCATCTGCTCACCTTGAGCGACGTCAGCGCGCAGATGCCGCAGCGCGAACGGTTGCTGGCGCGCCATCGCAGCCTGAGCAATCTGCTCGACGGCCTGCCGGCCATGGTCTATCGCTGCCGCAACAACCGCCACTGGAGCATGGAGTACGTCAGTGCCGGTTGCCTGGAGCTGACCGGCTACTCGGCCGAGCGGCTGATCGACAGCCAGGATCTGACCTACAACGGGCTGATCCATCCGCACGACCGCGAACAGGTCTGGCGTGGCGTGCAGGATGGCTTGCGGGCACGGCGGCCCTTCGTGCTCGAATATCGCCTGCTGTGCGCCGATGGGCGGGAGAAGTGGGTCAGTGAGCGGGGCTGTGGGGTGTATTCGGATCTGGGGGAGGTGTTGGGATTGGAGGGCGTGGTGATGGAGCGTGGGGTGGAGGTGGTGAGGCAGATGGTGGTTTAG
- a CDS encoding imelysin family protein, producing the protein MIRMPLASASLLAIAISLAGCGDDKAPASQAAAPAASESAAPAATASKVDEAAAKAVVNHYADLALAVFSDAASTGKALQSAVDALLANPSEETLKAARQAWLAARVPYMQSEVFRFGNPVVDDWEGQLNAWPLDEGLIDYVAPDYQHALGNPGAQANIIANTEIQVGEDKIDVSNITGDLLASLNELGGSEANVATGYHAIEFLLWGQDLNGTKPGAGERPYTDYVVGEGATGGHNERRRAYLKAATDLLVKDLNDMVEQWKPGVEGNYRSELVADSGENGLRKMLFGMGSLSLGELAGERMKVALEANSTEDEHDCFSDNTHNSHFYNGLGIRNVYLGEYKKVDGSTLTGPSLSELVAKVDPQTDTTLKADLDATQAELQKLVDSAEKDNVHFDQLIAADNAEGQALVRGAIAALVKQTGAIEQASAKLGIADLNPDTADHQF; encoded by the coding sequence ATGATTCGTATGCCCCTGGCCTCGGCCAGCCTCCTGGCCATCGCCATTTCTCTAGCCGGTTGCGGTGACGACAAAGCACCGGCCAGCCAAGCCGCCGCTCCGGCCGCCAGCGAGAGCGCCGCTCCGGCAGCCACCGCCAGCAAGGTGGACGAAGCCGCCGCCAAGGCCGTGGTGAATCACTACGCGGATCTGGCCCTGGCCGTGTTCAGCGACGCCGCCAGCACCGGCAAGGCGCTGCAAAGCGCCGTCGACGCCCTGCTCGCCAACCCCAGCGAAGAAACCCTGAAAGCTGCCCGCCAGGCCTGGCTGGCCGCGCGCGTGCCCTACATGCAGAGCGAAGTGTTCCGCTTCGGCAACCCGGTGGTGGACGACTGGGAAGGCCAGCTCAACGCCTGGCCGCTGGATGAAGGCCTGATCGACTACGTCGCCCCCGACTACCAGCATGCGCTGGGTAACCCGGGCGCGCAGGCCAACATCATCGCCAACACCGAGATCCAGGTCGGCGAAGACAAGATCGACGTCAGCAACATCACAGGCGATCTGCTGGCCAGCCTGAACGAGCTGGGCGGCTCCGAAGCCAACGTCGCCACCGGCTACCACGCCATCGAATTCCTCCTCTGGGGCCAGGATCTCAACGGCACCAAGCCCGGCGCTGGCGAGCGTCCGTACACCGATTATGTAGTGGGTGAAGGCGCCACCGGCGGCCACAACGAGCGTCGCCGTGCCTACCTGAAGGCCGCCACCGACCTGCTGGTCAAGGATCTCAACGACATGGTCGAGCAGTGGAAGCCCGGCGTCGAAGGCAACTACCGCAGCGAGCTGGTGGCCGACTCCGGCGAGAATGGCCTGCGCAAGATGCTGTTCGGCATGGGCAGCCTGTCCCTCGGCGAGCTGGCTGGCGAGCGCATGAAAGTCGCGCTGGAAGCCAACTCCACCGAAGACGAGCATGACTGCTTCAGCGACAACACCCACAACTCGCACTTCTACAATGGCCTGGGCATCCGCAACGTCTACCTGGGCGAGTACAAGAAGGTCGACGGCAGCACCCTGACCGGCCCGAGCCTGTCGGAGCTGGTGGCCAAGGTCGATCCGCAGACCGACACCACCCTCAAGGCCGACCTCGACGCCACCCAGGCCGAACTGCAGAAGCTGGTGGACAGCGCCGAGAAGGACAACGTGCATTTCGATCAACTGATCGCCGCCGACAACGCCGAGGGCCAGGCCCTGGTGCGTGGTGCCATCGCTGCGCTGGTCAAGCAGACCGGCGCCATCGAGCAGGCCTCGGCCAAGCTCGGCATCGCCGACCTGAACCCGGATACCGCCGATCACCAGTTCTGA
- a CDS encoding DUF1989 domain-containing protein yields the protein MQMPVISRPYEPALFARAPGLERHRVAPGGLTVIALEPGDHLEVIDLEGDQLAELLAFDETGREALAALGLPSSPSADFIARLLSDGSRESQQVASGLLKRHIDCRHLPMAARLWQAGTPAGFTRSLTADAALLVVVAAPGGQTAVDSQQRASELRLIIQRANPSSLLIPTLPAPLGEVLDEFTIAPGTARDYVVAAGQYIQVIDVAGRQCSDFVAFDRRGLDAGREIDLDPTVTRTLNGNAYPGPGLFSRFYDRDLQPMLEVVRDTVGRHDTFALACTARYYEAQGYFGHANCSDNLSRALAAHGVQGRRGWPAINFFFNTGVDAHQQLTLDEPWSRPGDYVLLRAQRELVCANSSCPDDIDPANGWQPTDIHIRVYADKERFSIAMANRKTPDADPVLTRESGFHPGTSALTRQFVDYRGWWTPTQFDGYGTLAEYHACRERVAVMDLSALRKFEVLGPDAEALLNHCLTRDVRKLAVGQVVYSAMCYEHGGMLDDGTLLRLGSDAFRWIGGEDFGGDWLRQQAEKLGMKVWIKSASEQINNIAVQGPLSRELLKQMIWTPGTQPRLEELGWFRFLIGRLDGYDGAPLMVSRTGYTGELGYEIWCHPNDAMKVWQRLWQLGEPLGLAPLGLHALDMLRIEAGLIFAGYEFDDQTDPFEAGIGFCVPLKSKQDDFIGRDALLRRKEHPMQQLVGLALDGNEPAAHGDCVHVGRAQVGVITSATRSPVLGKNIALCRLAVDYCTPGTRVEVGKLDGQQKRIGATVATGTVAYDPDKSRVRA from the coding sequence ATGCAGATGCCCGTGATTTCCCGGCCATACGAGCCGGCTCTGTTCGCCCGTGCCCCCGGCCTGGAGCGCCACCGCGTCGCCCCTGGCGGCCTGACGGTGATCGCCCTGGAGCCGGGTGACCACCTCGAGGTGATCGATCTGGAGGGCGACCAGTTGGCCGAGCTACTGGCCTTCGACGAAACGGGTCGCGAGGCGCTCGCTGCCCTCGGCCTGCCAAGCAGCCCCAGCGCCGATTTCATCGCGCGCCTGCTCAGCGATGGCAGCCGCGAATCACAACAGGTCGCCAGTGGTCTGCTCAAACGCCACATCGACTGCCGCCACCTGCCCATGGCCGCGCGCCTCTGGCAGGCGGGTACACCCGCCGGTTTCACTCGCAGCCTCACCGCTGACGCAGCCTTGCTGGTGGTCGTTGCCGCCCCAGGCGGACAGACAGCGGTGGACAGCCAGCAGCGCGCCAGCGAGCTGCGCCTGATCATTCAGCGCGCCAACCCGTCGAGCCTGCTGATCCCCACCCTGCCAGCGCCCCTCGGCGAAGTGCTCGACGAGTTCACCATCGCCCCCGGCACGGCACGCGACTATGTGGTCGCGGCCGGCCAGTACATCCAGGTGATCGACGTCGCCGGCCGGCAGTGCTCGGACTTCGTCGCCTTCGACCGGCGCGGCCTCGATGCCGGCCGCGAGATCGACCTCGACCCCACCGTCACCCGTACCCTGAATGGCAACGCCTACCCCGGCCCGGGCCTGTTCAGCCGCTTCTATGATCGCGACCTGCAACCGATGTTGGAGGTGGTACGCGACACGGTGGGCCGCCACGACACCTTCGCCCTGGCCTGCACGGCGCGCTACTACGAGGCGCAGGGCTATTTCGGCCACGCCAACTGCAGCGACAACCTCAGCCGTGCCCTCGCCGCCCATGGCGTGCAGGGGCGGCGCGGCTGGCCGGCAATCAACTTCTTCTTCAACACCGGGGTCGATGCGCACCAGCAGCTTACGCTGGATGAGCCCTGGTCGCGCCCCGGCGACTATGTGCTGCTGCGCGCACAGCGTGAGCTGGTGTGCGCCAACAGTTCCTGCCCGGACGACATCGACCCGGCCAACGGCTGGCAGCCGACCGACATCCATATCCGCGTGTATGCCGACAAGGAGCGCTTCAGTATCGCCATGGCCAACCGCAAGACGCCCGACGCCGACCCGGTGCTGACCCGCGAAAGCGGCTTTCACCCGGGCACATCCGCCCTCACCCGCCAGTTCGTCGACTATCGCGGCTGGTGGACGCCCACCCAGTTCGACGGCTACGGCACCCTGGCCGAATACCACGCCTGCCGCGAGCGGGTGGCGGTGATGGACCTATCCGCCCTGCGCAAGTTCGAGGTGCTCGGCCCGGATGCCGAGGCCCTGCTCAACCATTGCCTGACCCGCGACGTGCGCAAGCTGGCGGTTGGCCAGGTGGTGTACAGCGCCATGTGCTATGAGCACGGCGGCATGCTTGACGACGGCACGCTGCTGCGCCTCGGCTCCGACGCCTTCCGCTGGATCGGCGGCGAGGACTTCGGCGGCGACTGGCTACGCCAGCAGGCCGAGAAGCTGGGCATGAAGGTGTGGATCAAGTCCGCCTCCGAGCAGATCAACAATATCGCCGTGCAAGGCCCGCTATCGCGCGAATTGCTCAAGCAGATGATCTGGACGCCGGGCACTCAGCCCAGGCTGGAGGAGCTGGGCTGGTTCCGTTTTCTCATCGGCCGGCTGGACGGCTACGACGGCGCGCCGCTGATGGTCTCGCGCACCGGCTACACCGGCGAACTGGGCTATGAGATCTGGTGCCACCCGAACGATGCGATGAAGGTCTGGCAGCGCCTCTGGCAACTGGGCGAGCCGCTGGGCCTGGCGCCGCTCGGCCTGCATGCGCTGGACATGCTGCGCATCGAGGCCGGGCTGATCTTCGCCGGCTACGAGTTCGACGACCAGACCGATCCGTTCGAGGCGGGCATCGGTTTCTGCGTACCGCTCAAGAGCAAGCAGGACGACTTCATCGGTCGCGACGCCCTGCTGCGGCGCAAGGAGCACCCAATGCAGCAACTGGTCGGCCTGGCGCTGGACGGCAACGAGCCGGCCGCCCACGGCGACTGCGTGCATGTCGGCC
- a CDS encoding LemA family protein has protein sequence MSLTAVILLVVAVLLGAYAVSLYNGLVRLKHGVSKAWSNIDVLLKQRHDELPKLVETCKQYMQYEGATLERVIAARSAVASAREQQDVGALGKAESGLRAGLGQLFALAENYPQLKANDSFQHLQQRISGLENGIADRRELYNEAVNLNNVRIEQFPDVILARMFNFQAAELLVFSEAEKADVDLKSLFN, from the coding sequence ATGAGCCTGACCGCTGTGATTCTGCTCGTCGTCGCCGTACTGCTGGGAGCCTATGCGGTTTCCCTCTACAACGGCCTGGTGCGCCTCAAGCATGGCGTGAGCAAGGCCTGGTCGAACATCGACGTGTTGCTCAAGCAGCGCCACGACGAGTTGCCCAAGTTGGTGGAAACCTGCAAGCAGTACATGCAGTACGAGGGCGCTACCCTGGAGCGGGTGATCGCCGCCCGCAGCGCCGTGGCCAGCGCCCGTGAGCAACAGGACGTGGGCGCCCTGGGCAAGGCCGAAAGCGGTCTGCGCGCCGGGCTCGGTCAGCTCTTCGCCCTGGCCGAGAACTATCCGCAGCTCAAGGCCAACGATAGCTTCCAGCATCTGCAGCAGCGCATCAGCGGTCTGGAGAATGGCATCGCCGACCGCCGCGAGCTGTACAACGAGGCGGTGAACCTCAACAACGTGCGCATCGAACAGTTCCCGGACGTGATCCTGGCGCGGATGTTCAATTTCCAGGCTGCCGAGCTGCTGGTATTCAGCGAGGCGGAGAAGGCCGACGTCGACCTCAAGTCGCTGTTCAACTGA